A window of the Natronomonas salina genome harbors these coding sequences:
- a CDS encoding right-handed parallel beta-helix repeat-containing protein: MPPNSQLPRQRTPALSRRLTIVLTIVLTVALGVPVVSAQDGSTPTPQDSAIGPDGEIQRCTAITEPGNYHLSSDFEASTDGTCLTIEHNESSVTIDGNGHTLQGPGMDGTTGIAVDPGQDAGSVEIHAITVAGWGSTGIEHMNGDLTLRDATVTNNGDGYRAQGMNSGTLRNVTFTGNDGAGISTEMIIDLRVDDVQSTGNDVGIEMIDGGDVQVTNSHFTANDGAGISVGHSMNAAFSNVDASSNGGNGVLVAGSSMGTQATFEDSSFTANAEDGLEAVYYSGSNDQVDLTNVHIDENAGRAISTSDTSNGEQGDPAVVQATNVTLGGGLAVDFERQGLTIETEKTDWSATDTMNITGSSETAVDATFDVGGANGQLWQQTDDAWNKQGEYSTSDGRFEATIGAGTWTADSPDSTPTQDATATPSGPQSSGTTQTSPSGGGGPQAAGQTDTATSGTNGPGMQADSDTLSPDTESTPGSNTTGGGNQVNTIANSPTDDPESPAGQPDTETVTPSDTDQDEDGDGVVGDGPGFTGLTTLIILVGAVLLAARQS, translated from the coding sequence ATGCCTCCCAATAGCCAACTCCCCCGCCAGCGGACACCAGCGCTGAGCCGACGGCTCACGATCGTCCTCACCATCGTCCTCACGGTGGCGCTGGGCGTGCCCGTGGTGAGCGCCCAAGATGGATCGACGCCCACACCCCAGGACAGCGCTATCGGGCCCGACGGCGAGATCCAGCGATGTACGGCGATCACCGAACCGGGGAACTACCACCTGAGCAGCGACTTCGAGGCCAGTACGGACGGGACCTGCCTCACCATCGAACACAACGAGTCATCGGTCACGATCGACGGCAACGGCCACACGCTTCAGGGCCCCGGCATGGACGGTACGACCGGAATCGCGGTCGACCCCGGCCAGGACGCTGGCAGCGTCGAGATCCACGCCATCACGGTCGCGGGCTGGGGCAGCACCGGTATCGAGCACATGAACGGCGACCTTACGCTCAGAGATGCGACCGTGACCAACAACGGCGACGGCTACCGAGCCCAGGGGATGAACAGCGGGACACTGCGGAACGTCACGTTCACCGGCAACGACGGCGCGGGAATCAGCACCGAGATGATCATCGACCTCCGCGTCGACGACGTCCAGTCGACCGGAAACGACGTCGGGATCGAAATGATCGACGGCGGCGACGTCCAGGTAACCAACTCGCACTTCACCGCCAACGACGGCGCCGGCATCTCAGTCGGCCACTCGATGAATGCGGCGTTCTCGAACGTGGATGCGTCCAGCAACGGCGGGAACGGCGTTCTCGTCGCCGGCTCCTCGATGGGCACGCAGGCCACCTTCGAGGACAGCTCGTTCACCGCCAACGCCGAGGACGGCCTCGAGGCCGTCTACTACTCGGGCAGCAACGACCAGGTCGACCTGACCAACGTCCACATCGACGAGAACGCCGGGCGAGCGATCTCGACGTCCGACACGAGCAATGGCGAGCAGGGTGACCCTGCCGTCGTCCAGGCGACGAACGTCACGCTTGGTGGCGGGCTGGCCGTCGACTTCGAACGACAGGGCCTGACGATCGAGACGGAGAAGACGGACTGGTCGGCGACGGACACGATGAACATCACAGGGAGTTCCGAGACAGCCGTCGACGCGACCTTCGACGTTGGCGGTGCGAACGGCCAGCTCTGGCAGCAGACGGACGACGCCTGGAATAAACAGGGCGAGTACAGCACGTCGGACGGGCGGTTCGAGGCGACCATTGGCGCAGGCACCTGGACGGCCGATAGCCCGGATAGTACACCAACGCAGGACGCGACAGCGACGCCCAGCGGCCCTCAGTCGTCGGGGACGACCCAAACCTCTCCTTCGGGTGGGGGCGGTCCCCAGGCGGCCGGTCAGACGGACACAGCGACCAGTGGGACGAACGGTCCGGGTATGCAAGCTGATTCCGATACTCTGTCCCCCGACACCGAGTCGACTCCGGGTTCGAACACGACGGGAGGGGGCAACCAAGTCAATACGATTGCGAATTCCCCGACCGATGATCCGGAGTCGCCTGCCGGACAGCCGGATACCGAGACCGTCACGCCCAGTGATACCGATCAGGACGAGGACGGAGATGGAGTAGTGGGCGACGGCCCTGGCTTCACGGGCCTGACGACACTGATTATACTGGTCGGGGCAGTGCTCTTGGCGGCCCGGCAATCGTAG
- a CDS encoding CGCGG family rSAM-modified RiPP protein: MQDNSWSANLEFPQYADDQALLVEHAKDAIRQTTAGQHVNLVTHKAHGHPDDYLVDALQAEFDAVTLRYVEQCGCGGQVIRATP, from the coding sequence ATGCAGGACAATTCGTGGTCGGCGAACCTCGAGTTCCCGCAGTACGCGGACGACCAGGCATTGCTCGTCGAGCACGCCAAAGACGCAATCCGGCAGACGACCGCCGGCCAGCACGTGAACCTGGTGACGCACAAAGCCCACGGCCACCCCGACGACTATCTCGTCGACGCCCTGCAGGCCGAGTTCGACGCGGTGACGCTCAGGTACGTCGAGCAATGCGGGTGTGGTGGCCAAGTCATCCGCGCGACCCCGTGA
- a CDS encoding NAD(P)(+) transhydrogenase (Re/Si-specific) subunit beta, which produces MAELFSEAVLRLIYLVAAILFIQGLRDMTHPRTAVRGNLTSAGGMFVAVAATVLWFEILSPAVLVGGLALGGLVGAGLAVKVEMTEMPQLVGVFNGFGGGASALVAGAELIEVQAATFPADMAVAAAASGIIGAVTFTGSMVAAGKLHGVVTGSAIRYTGEQVVKAVLLLTALLAGAYLVVQPDLLASTLQGEFVPAFWVLLAAASVLGVMLVIPIGGADMPVVIALLNAYSGLAAAGTGFVLNNTALIIAGTLVGAAGMILTVIMCESMNRSLANVLFGGFGEEATAEEMDDIYEGNITETSPEELEMLLDTAQRVVIVPGYGMAVAQAQHAVAELAELLDEDGVEVEFGIHPVAGRMPGHMNVLLAEADVPYDMMKELEEINPTFSQTDVVIVTGANDVVNPRANESDGSPISGMPVLNVGEAGTVVVNKRSLSPGFSGIPNPLFAQDNTVMLFGDGKATMQEVVGEYKENR; this is translated from the coding sequence ATGGCGGAGCTGTTCTCGGAGGCCGTCCTGCGGCTGATCTACCTCGTCGCGGCGATCCTCTTCATCCAGGGGCTCCGCGACATGACCCACCCGCGGACCGCGGTCCGGGGGAACCTCACGTCCGCCGGCGGCATGTTCGTCGCCGTCGCGGCGACGGTCCTGTGGTTCGAGATCCTCTCGCCGGCGGTACTGGTCGGCGGGCTGGCGCTCGGCGGCCTCGTCGGCGCTGGGCTGGCCGTCAAGGTCGAGATGACCGAGATGCCCCAGCTCGTCGGCGTCTTCAACGGCTTCGGCGGCGGCGCGTCGGCGCTGGTCGCCGGCGCCGAACTGATCGAGGTGCAGGCCGCGACGTTCCCCGCCGACATGGCCGTCGCGGCGGCCGCCTCGGGCATCATCGGCGCGGTGACGTTCACCGGCAGCATGGTCGCCGCCGGGAAGCTCCACGGCGTCGTCACCGGCTCGGCCATCCGGTATACGGGTGAACAGGTCGTCAAGGCCGTGCTGCTGCTGACCGCCCTGCTCGCCGGCGCGTACCTCGTCGTCCAGCCCGACCTCCTGGCGTCGACCCTCCAGGGGGAGTTCGTGCCGGCCTTCTGGGTGCTGCTCGCGGCCGCCTCGGTCCTCGGCGTGATGCTCGTCATCCCCATCGGCGGCGCCGACATGCCGGTCGTCATCGCGCTGCTGAACGCCTACTCGGGGCTGGCCGCCGCCGGAACCGGGTTCGTCCTGAACAACACCGCCCTGATCATCGCCGGCACGCTCGTCGGCGCTGCCGGGATGATCCTCACTGTCATCATGTGCGAGTCGATGAACCGGTCGCTCGCGAACGTGCTGTTCGGCGGGTTCGGCGAGGAGGCCACCGCCGAGGAGATGGACGACATCTACGAGGGGAACATCACGGAGACCTCCCCGGAGGAACTGGAGATGCTGCTCGATACCGCCCAGCGGGTCGTCATCGTCCCCGGCTACGGGATGGCGGTCGCGCAGGCCCAGCACGCCGTCGCGGAGCTCGCGGAGCTGCTCGACGAGGACGGCGTCGAGGTCGAGTTCGGCATCCACCCGGTCGCCGGCCGGATGCCCGGCCACATGAACGTCCTGCTGGCTGAGGCCGACGTCCCCTACGACATGATGAAGGAGCTCGAGGAGATCAACCCGACGTTCTCCCAGACCGACGTCGTCATCGTCACCGGCGCCAACGACGTCGTGAACCCGCGAGCCAACGAGTCCGACGGGAGCCCCATCTCCGGGATGCCGGTCCTCAACGTCGGCGAGGCCGGCACCGTCGTCGTCAACAAGCGGAGCCTCAGCCCCGGCTTCTCCGGTATCCCCAACCCGCTGTTCGCCCAGGACAACACGGTGATGCTGTTCGGCGACGGCAAGGCGACGATGCAGGAGGTCGTCGGCGAGTACAAAGAAAACCGGTGA
- a CDS encoding NAD(P) transhydrogenase subunit alpha, protein MPDVITHLTLFVLAAFLGYSIITKIPATLHTPLMSGANAITGITLVGAVVVAGSGSSTLATALGFLAVVMATINVVGGYLVSHFMLEDFHGGGR, encoded by the coding sequence GTGCCCGACGTCATCACCCACCTGACGCTGTTCGTCCTCGCGGCGTTCCTCGGCTACTCCATCATCACGAAGATTCCGGCGACGCTTCACACGCCGCTGATGTCCGGCGCCAACGCCATCACCGGCATCACGCTCGTCGGCGCGGTCGTCGTCGCCGGGTCGGGCTCCTCGACGCTGGCGACGGCGCTGGGATTTCTGGCGGTCGTCATGGCGACCATCAACGTCGTCGGCGGCTACCTGGTGAGCCACTTCATGCTCGAGGACTTCCACGGAGGGGGTCGCTGA
- a CDS encoding Re/Si-specific NAD(P)(+) transhydrogenase subunit alpha: MIIGIPGETARDETRVALIPSVAEKFLEDGHDVCVAAGAGVASDWSDADYREVGCDVVNDRETVFERADVVLQVRGLGATLGDDIDPYREGQVVVGQLGPYDLDEKLTVLADRGVTAFALELIPRIGRAQSMDALSSMASIGGYKSAIVAAEALPKMYPLQMTAAGTVQPAEVFVIGAGVAGLQAIATADRLGASVRGYDIRLEVKQEVESLGADFVELDLETEGSGDDEGYAREMDDEFLEQQRKELTRVVGESDVVITTAAVPGRPAPELVTTEMVEGMDSGSVIVDLSAATGGNCELTRPDETVEHDGVTVFGPTNLPATVSHHASQLYSNNVSNFLENLFDDDTNEINTDDEIVDSTMLTHDGEIRWTHPAERTEDNDD; the protein is encoded by the coding sequence CCATGATGTATGCGTTGCTGCGGGAGCTGGCGTGGCATCCGACTGGTCTGATGCCGATTACCGCGAAGTCGGTTGCGACGTCGTTAACGACCGGGAGACCGTGTTCGAGCGCGCCGACGTCGTCCTGCAGGTCCGCGGGTTGGGCGCTACGCTGGGCGACGACATCGACCCCTACCGGGAGGGCCAGGTCGTCGTCGGACAGCTTGGCCCATATGACCTCGACGAGAAACTAACTGTCCTTGCCGACCGCGGCGTCACGGCGTTCGCCCTCGAGCTTATCCCCCGGATTGGCCGCGCCCAGAGCATGGACGCCCTCTCGTCGATGGCAAGCATCGGCGGCTACAAATCCGCTATTGTCGCTGCCGAGGCACTGCCGAAGATGTACCCCTTGCAGATGACCGCTGCCGGCACCGTCCAGCCTGCAGAGGTATTCGTCATCGGCGCCGGCGTTGCGGGACTGCAGGCCATCGCGACCGCCGACCGTCTCGGCGCCTCCGTCCGCGGCTACGACATTCGCCTGGAAGTCAAACAGGAAGTCGAGAGCCTCGGCGCTGACTTCGTCGAACTCGACCTCGAGACCGAGGGCTCCGGCGACGATGAAGGATACGCTCGTGAGATGGACGACGAGTTCCTCGAACAACAGCGCAAGGAACTCACCCGCGTCGTCGGCGAATCCGATGTCGTTATCACGACGGCTGCCGTCCCCGGCAGACCAGCACCGGAGTTGGTCACCACGGAGATGGTCGAGGGAATGGATTCCGGCTCGGTGATCGTCGACCTGTCGGCGGCGACCGGCGGGAACTGCGAGCTGACTCGCCCCGACGAGACCGTCGAGCACGACGGCGTCACAGTCTTCGGGCCGACGAACCTGCCAGCCACCGTTTCCCACCACGCCAGCCAGCTGTACTCGAACAACGTCTCGAACTTCCTGGAGAACCTCTTCGACGATGATACGAACGAGATCAATACCGACGACGAGATCGTTGACTCGACGATGCTCACCCATGACGGCGAAATCCGCTGGACCCACCCCGCGGAGCGAACGGAGGACAACGATGACTGA